A genomic stretch from Flavobacterium humidisoli includes:
- the rpmA gene encoding 50S ribosomal protein L27 has product MAHKKGVGSSKNGRESESKRLGVKIYGGQAAIAGNIIVRQRGSKHNPGENVYISKDHTLHARVAGVVKFQKKRDNKSYVSIIPFEA; this is encoded by the coding sequence ATGGCTCACAAGAAAGGTGTCGGTAGTTCGAAGAATGGTAGAGAATCAGAATCAAAACGTCTAGGCGTTAAGATTTATGGTGGACAAGCTGCTATTGCTGGGAACATCATCGTTAGACAAAGAGGTTCAAAACACAATCCAGGTGAAAATGTTTACATTAGTAAAGATCACACTCTTCACGCAAGAGTTGCTGGAGTTGTTAAGTTCCAAAAGAAAAGAGATAACAAATCTTATGTATCTATTATTCCTTTCGAGGCTTAA